A section of the Leptospira kobayashii genome encodes:
- a CDS encoding decaprenyl-phosphate phosphoribosyltransferase, which translates to MILLYLKLMRLPQWIKNVILFAGLIFSKKIFDQTSFTRVCAAFLLFSFVASSQYVFNDFLDKDEDARHPEKKHRPLASGALDAGLALAITGVILPFALIGSYWLSPTFFFLTLFYLVFNVVYSKVLKHIVILDVMSISIGFVIRAIAGAVVINVQFSHWLLLCTFTLALFWGFSKRRGEINILQENAGKHRKILDEYSLEFLDLMMAITSTLTLVSYIMYSVSPSTAKNLGTENLVYTVPIVVYAIFRSLYIIYIKNMGHDPTKAILTDKSVLASGFLWLCLVLFLVFGNLSVLLPVIQ; encoded by the coding sequence GTGATTCTACTTTATTTAAAATTGATGAGGCTTCCGCAATGGATCAAAAACGTGATCCTGTTTGCGGGGCTTATCTTTTCAAAAAAAATATTCGATCAAACATCCTTTACCAGAGTATGTGCTGCATTTTTATTATTTTCCTTCGTAGCCAGTTCCCAGTATGTATTTAATGATTTTTTGGATAAGGATGAAGATGCAAGACATCCTGAGAAAAAACATCGTCCTCTTGCCAGCGGTGCATTGGATGCGGGCCTTGCCCTTGCCATAACCGGAGTTATATTGCCGTTCGCTTTGATCGGGTCTTATTGGCTTTCTCCTACCTTCTTTTTTCTCACTTTATTTTATTTGGTTTTCAATGTTGTTTATAGCAAGGTTTTGAAACATATAGTCATCCTTGATGTGATGAGTATTTCCATCGGATTTGTGATTCGTGCGATCGCAGGAGCCGTTGTGATCAATGTTCAATTTTCCCATTGGTTATTGCTTTGTACATTTACATTGGCACTTTTCTGGGGATTTTCCAAACGAAGGGGAGAGATCAATATCCTTCAGGAGAACGCCGGCAAACACAGAAAAATTTTGGATGAATATTCTTTGGAATTTTTGGATCTGATGATGGCGATTACTTCGACATTAACACTGGTTAGTTATATTATGTATTCCGTCAGCCCGTCGACTGCAAAAAATCTGGGTACGGAAAATCTGGTGTATACCGTTCCCATCGTGGTTTATGCGATCTTTCGAAGTCTTTATATCATTTATATCAAAAATATGGGACACGACCCGACTAAGGCGATTCTAACCGACAAATCCGTATTGGCTTCCGGATTCCTTTGGTTATGCCTTGTGTTATTTCTGGTGTTTGGAAACTTATCGGTCCTTCTGCCAGTCATACAATAG
- a CDS encoding redoxin domain-containing protein, producing MIFWKNWPYRLKVVSAFFIFFVATLVFGFFKGRGFDPRIPIETLAETPGEAISWEKKPKVIYFWATWCTVCKGYSYILNSNLNLLNQDKTTFLSVVAPDEEGSPDTLQKYIKDHDIKYPVLKGNYQLLRDWGISAFPTTVFLNAKGEVVFADTGIISPMSFWLRSFLTTLF from the coding sequence ATGATCTTTTGGAAAAATTGGCCTTATCGGCTCAAAGTTGTTTCAGCTTTTTTTATCTTTTTTGTAGCAACTTTGGTGTTCGGATTTTTCAAAGGAAGAGGGTTTGATCCTCGGATTCCTATCGAAACTCTTGCAGAAACACCTGGCGAGGCGATTTCCTGGGAAAAGAAACCCAAGGTCATCTATTTTTGGGCCACTTGGTGCACTGTCTGCAAAGGTTATTCTTATATTTTGAATTCGAATTTGAATCTTCTGAATCAGGATAAGACGACGTTTTTATCCGTGGTTGCTCCGGATGAAGAAGGTTCTCCGGACACACTTCAAAAGTACATCAAAGACCATGATATCAAATACCCTGTGTTAAAAGGAAACTACCAACTTTTGCGTGATTGGGGGATTTCCGCTTTCCCCACTACGGTTTTTTTAAATGCAAAAGGAGAAGTCGTTTTTGCAGATACCGGAATTATCAGCCCGATGAGTTTTTGGCTTCGTTCTTTTCTCACGACTCTCTTTTAA
- a CDS encoding polyhydroxyalkanoate synthesis regulator DNA-binding domain-containing protein gives MKILKRYANRRLYDPETSSTITLEDVARMIIGGEEIKVLDNMSSEDITPKILGQTFLKVSLGQRNEYFSNFMLTSLIRETGRDISGLFERLVLGGIGANYLTSERLEKIVTSMVDLGELKEADFSHYREDLLRKMASRASEKKEQIQKDLEKLSISLQEKETPTLGDLSEKLKEVAEKLKDT, from the coding sequence ATGAAGATTCTAAAACGTTACGCCAATCGCAGACTTTACGATCCCGAGACCAGTTCCACTATCACTTTGGAAGATGTGGCTAGGATGATCATCGGTGGAGAAGAAATTAAAGTTTTGGACAATATGTCCAGTGAAGACATCACCCCTAAGATTTTAGGCCAAACATTCCTGAAGGTGAGTTTGGGCCAACGCAATGAGTATTTTTCAAATTTTATGCTCACCTCTCTCATTCGGGAGACAGGAAGAGATATCTCCGGGTTATTCGAAAGATTGGTGCTCGGAGGGATCGGCGCCAATTATCTTACTTCGGAAAGATTGGAAAAGATCGTTACTTCCATGGTGGATCTGGGGGAGTTGAAGGAAGCGGATTTCAGTCATTACAGAGAGGACTTGCTTCGCAAAATGGCTTCTCGTGCCAGCGAGAAAAAAGAACAAATCCAAAAGGACTTGGAAAAATTATCCATCAGCTTACAGGAAAAAGAAACTCCGACTCTCGGAGACCTTTCCGAAAAATTAAAAGAAGTCGCAGAAAAATTAAAAGATACGTAA
- a CDS encoding HEAT repeat domain-containing protein: protein MKRLVKLIFISILGMIVSPGLVLNADEGAPVPRERLAFFVEQQKRIASADPNEIRDAIDRLTYVKSNLGTRDLIAALRGAPNFPSSTQNSPVVKFYAAKALGRKGEAVAIEPLLIEYKKQSEALVERENKPRKLKDGVYGSESLSSPYFFGEDDISMVLACGEMLRSLGTLPLTENSEKEIKQALIHKNFYIRSSAADAIYLAGKKETISNLPELLSHEKDPYAKISILSALAGLERLPNQNFKAVVETLKDTDPEIRKKASEALVRMDLTLAAPHLEHAITIENDQRVLLQMREDYKQIQSFRVP from the coding sequence GTGAAACGTTTGGTGAAGCTTATTTTTATTTCCATTCTAGGGATGATTGTTTCCCCAGGATTAGTACTAAATGCAGACGAGGGGGCGCCGGTTCCCAGAGAAAGGTTGGCATTTTTCGTAGAACAGCAAAAAAGAATCGCTTCGGCGGATCCGAACGAAATCAGAGATGCCATTGATCGATTAACGTATGTTAAAAGCAATCTGGGAACCAGAGATTTGATAGCCGCCTTAAGAGGAGCACCGAATTTTCCCAGTTCCACTCAAAATTCACCCGTAGTAAAATTTTATGCAGCGAAAGCCCTCGGTCGAAAAGGTGAAGCAGTTGCCATTGAACCTTTGTTAATTGAATATAAAAAGCAATCGGAAGCTCTTGTGGAAAGGGAAAACAAACCCCGCAAATTGAAAGACGGTGTTTACGGATCAGAGAGTTTATCCAGTCCCTATTTTTTCGGAGAAGACGATATTTCCATGGTTTTGGCCTGCGGAGAGATGCTTCGGTCTCTCGGAACTCTTCCTTTGACTGAAAATTCCGAAAAAGAAATCAAACAGGCGCTCATTCATAAAAATTTTTACATTCGTTCCTCCGCTGCAGATGCAATCTATCTGGCCGGAAAAAAAGAAACGATTTCGAATCTTCCCGAACTTCTTAGTCATGAAAAAGATCCTTATGCGAAAATTTCCATCTTGAGTGCACTTGCCGGTCTGGAAAGACTTCCCAACCAGAATTTCAAGGCAGTGGTGGAAACTTTGAAAGATACTGATCCAGAGATCAGAAAAAAAGCATCAGAAGCACTGGTTCGAATGGACCTAACTCTTGCTGCGCCTCATTTGGAGCATGCCATTACGATTGAAAATGACCAAAGAGTTCTTTTGCAGATGAGAGAGGATTATAAACAAATCCAATCCTTTCGCGTTCCTTAA
- the cysK gene encoding cysteine synthase A, with translation MKLNSILEAIGNTPHVRLSRLFGENHQVWLKLERQNPGGSIKDRIALSMIEDAEKTGKLTKDSMIVEPTSGNTGIGLAMVAAVKGYPITLVMPEHMSIERRRIMAAYGAKFELTPREKGMPGAIEKAKEILASNPKAWMPQQFENEANIRVHRETTAEEIAKDFPEGLDYIITGVGTGGHITGCAENLKKKFPKLKIIAVEPEGSPVLSGGKPGPHPLQGIGAGFIPKNCKTELLDEIITVGKDESFAMAVEIAKKEGIFIGTSSGASLAAVAKKLKDIPAGSKVLTFCYDTGERYLSIEGLFV, from the coding sequence ATGAAGTTAAATAGTATTTTAGAAGCAATCGGAAACACCCCCCATGTTCGCCTGTCTCGTCTTTTCGGAGAAAACCATCAAGTTTGGTTGAAGTTGGAGCGTCAAAATCCGGGCGGATCGATCAAAGATCGTATCGCTCTTTCCATGATTGAGGATGCTGAAAAAACGGGTAAACTGACAAAGGATTCCATGATTGTGGAGCCGACTTCCGGAAATACCGGGATAGGACTTGCGATGGTTGCTGCGGTAAAAGGTTATCCTATAACTCTCGTTATGCCGGAACATATGTCGATCGAAAGAAGAAGAATCATGGCTGCTTATGGTGCCAAGTTCGAACTTACCCCTCGTGAAAAAGGAATGCCTGGAGCGATTGAAAAAGCGAAAGAAATACTCGCTTCCAATCCGAAAGCATGGATGCCTCAACAGTTTGAGAATGAGGCAAATATCAGAGTTCATAGAGAAACTACTGCGGAAGAAATTGCAAAAGATTTTCCGGAAGGTTTGGATTATATCATCACAGGTGTAGGAACGGGCGGTCATATCACTGGATGTGCCGAGAACCTGAAGAAAAAATTTCCTAAATTGAAAATCATTGCAGTGGAACCCGAAGGTTCTCCTGTTCTTAGCGGCGGCAAACCGGGACCGCACCCCTTACAAGGGATAGGTGCCGGTTTTATTCCAAAAAACTGTAAAACGGAACTTTTGGATGAAATCATCACTGTAGGAAAAGACGAATCATTTGCTATGGCAGTTGAGATTGCAAAAAAAGAAGGTATCTTTATCGGAACTTCTTCCGGAGCAAGTCTTGCGGCAGTGGCTAAAAAACTAAAGGATATTCCCGCAGGATCAAAGGTTCTTACTTTCTGTTATGATACGGGAGAAAGATACCTTTCGATTGAAGGATTGTTCGTTTAG